The proteins below come from a single Ptychodera flava strain L36383 chromosome 6, AS_Pfla_20210202, whole genome shotgun sequence genomic window:
- the LOC139135549 gene encoding translation initiation factor eIF2 assembly protein-like isoform X3 has protein sequence MLYVITTLSFELFYFDAVNPEVPHFPEFNSKVKDTIEELGGNVFPKLNWSSPRDATWIAFNGSLKCSCPNDVYLLLKSSDYVTHDLTKPFSGCADDGQDSIEVQYELVLRKWRNVIEGMEFRVFVRNRNIIGISQRHYTNHYPHIDKMKVEIQQEIEDFFKEHIQQTFPDDNFIMDVYRRKEECILVIDFNPFGESTDPLLYSWEELHASNDVPVAVPLAEDGDACLGIAQCGLLRYVKSSLGILPNPMHMHRMPQDFLDLRSGADVNKLVDFLQMERQSQDKNSGNKNK, from the exons ATGCTGTACGTCATCACAACGTTGTCTTTCGAGCTGTTTTACTTTGATGcagtaaacccggaa GTTCCACACTTTCCTGAGTTCAATAGCAAAGTAAAGGACACCATAGAAGAACTGGGAGGAAACGTCTTTCCCAAATTGAACTGGAGTTCACCAAGG GATGCAACATGGATAGCATTCAACGGATCACTGAAATGCAGTTGTCCCAATGATGTCTATCTGTTACTGAAGAGCTCTGATTATGTCACCCATGATCTGACTAAACC CTTTTCAGGATGTGCAGATGATGGTCAAGACAGCATTGAAGTGCAATACGAG TTAGTTCTGAGGAAATGGAGGAATGTTATAGAAGGCATGGAGTTCAGAGTGTTTGTCAGAAACAGAAATATCATAG GAATATCTCAGAGGCATTACACAAACCACTACCCTCACATCGATAAAATGAAAGTTGAAATCCAGCAAGAAATTGAAGACTTCTTCAAGGAACACATTCAACAGACATTTCCAGATGACAACT TCATCATGGACGTTTACAGGAGAAAGGAA GAATGCATTTTGGTGATTGATTTCAATCCGTTCGGGGAATCCACTGATCCGTTGCTGTATTCCTGGGAAGAACTCCATGCTTCAAATGATGTACCCGTGGCTGTACCCCTGGCTGAGGATGGTGATGCTTGTCTGGGAATTGCACAG TGCGGATTATTGAGGTATGTCAAGTCGTCTCTAGGAATTCTACCAAACCCAATGCATATGCACAGAATGCCACAAGATTTCCTCGATCTGAGATCCGGAGCAGACGTCAATAAACTTGTAGATTTCCTGCAAATG GAAAGACAATCACAAGACAAGAACTCGGGCAATAAAAACAAGTAA
- the LOC139135550 gene encoding solute carrier family 35 member E3-like: MAGHIAQFKILSCLLINLLSSICIVFINKWIYTKYGFPNMTLTCIHFIVTTIGLLLCERANIFWPKSLPLTGMVPLSLTFCGFVVFTNLSLQNNTVGTYQLAKAMTTPTILVIQRFFYSKTYSTQIKMTLIPITVGVILNSYYDVKFNILGTIYAVCGVLVTSLYQVWVGTKQSEYQVNSMQLLYYQAPLSATLLFTVLPFFETPWQTGGLFSGQWPIQAWALVLLSGLVAFSVNLSIYWIIGNTSAVTYNMVGHFKFCFTLLGGYFIFEDPLRLNQMLGIGMTLTGIILYTHLKMQEQNKRTIPLLKA, from the exons ATGGCGGGGCACATCGCTCAGTTCAAAATACTCTCTTGCCTTTTGATAAATCTGCTGTCTTCAATATGTATAGTGTTCATAAACAAGTGGATCTATACGAAGTATGGCTTCCCGAACATGACACTGACTTGTATACATTTTATTGTAACGACGATTGGACTGCTTTTGTGCGAGAGAGCCAATATATTCTGGCCGAAGAGCCTGCCCCTCACTGGTATGGTACCGCTTAGTCTTACTTTCTGTGGATTTGTCGTGTTCACCAACTTGTCTCTTCAGAACAACACGGTTGGGACATATCAGCTTGCGAAAGCCATGACCACACCGACTATACTAGTCATACAGAGATTCTTCTACAGTAAGACATATTCTACCCAAATAAAAATGACTTTG ATTCCAATAACCGTTGGTGTAATTTTAAATTCCTATTATGATGTCAAATTTAATATATTAGGAACTATTTATGCAGTCTGTGGTGTATTAGTTACGTCCCTCTATCAAGTG TGGGTTGGTACAAAGCAATCTGAGTATCAAGTGAATTCAATGCAGCTGCTCTACTATCAAGCACCATTGTCTGCTACTCTTCTATTTACAGTCTTACCATTTTTTGAAACACCATGGCAAACTGGTGGTCTCTTCAGCGGACAATGGCCCATTCAGGCCTGG GCATTGGTTCTATTGTCAGGCTTGGTAGCGTTTTCTgtgaatctatctatctattggaTCATAGGCAATACATCAGCTGTAAC GTACAACATGGTTGGTCACTTCAAGTTCTGCTTCACACTCCTGGGAGGTTATTTCATCTTTGAAGATCCACTTCGCCTTAATCAGATGCTTGGTATTGGAATGACTCTGACGGGAATCATCCTCTACACTCACTTGAAAATGCAGGAACAAAACAAGAGGACAATTCCTTTACTGAAagcttga
- the LOC139135551 gene encoding polyglutamine-binding protein 1-like produces MPLPPTLLARLKKRGIIKQDDSGDPNEEIIAEDYSDVNPGFYQQHASASAGSDDSDESDEEEMEGGCPNRWNKWHTCSKFCDERWGEPRKKQPKTASGEELPPGWVKTIDDNTAQPYYWNTITDQVSWLPPTDPNAKITLPASKLQQEDDESLSDDATNGDTMDEDLHPPGTEPVIHESCWKCGKKINNISGICRTCEMDGTGGGPTREKRRFHESRKESTPYQKSHKGQRRFQDDLDPMDPSAYSDTPRGTWSSGMVSKGEAKTGVDTTANGPLFQQRPYPSPGEILRQNKARHDPDDSQ; encoded by the exons ATGCCGCTGCCACCTACCCTGCTTGCAAGATTGAAAAAGAGAGGCATAATTAAGCAAGATGACAGCGGAG ATCCAAATGAAGAAATTATAGCAGAAGATTATTCAGATGTCAACCCAGGTTTTTATCAACAGCATGCCTCTGCAAGTGCTGGCAGTGATGATAGTGATGAAAGTGATGAAGAAGAAATGGAAGGTGGCTGCCCGAACAGGTGGAACAAGTGGCACACTTGTTCTAAGTTCTGTGACGAGAGATGGGGCGAACCAAGAAAGAAGCAGCCAAAGACGGCCAGTGGTGAAGAATTGCCTCCAGGATGGGTGAAAACTATCGATGACAATAC AGCTCAACCGTACTATTGGAACACGATAACCGACCAGGTTTCATGGCTTCCACCCACAG ACCCAAACGCCAAAATCACCTTGCCAGCATCAAAACTTCAGCAGGAAGATGATGAGTCCCTTTCTGATGACGCAACCAATGGAGACACCATGGATGAAGATCTGCATCCGCCCGGCACCGAGCCAGTCATTCATGAAAGTTGTTGGAAATGcgggaaaaaaattaacaatatcAGTGGAATTTGTAGGACATGTGAAATG GATGGCACAGGTGGTGGACCGACAAGAGAGAAAAGACGATTCCATGAATCTAGAAAAGAAAGTACACCATATCAGAAATCACATAAAG gtCAAAGAAGATTTCAAGATGACTTGGATCCTATGGACCCCAGTGCGTACTCTGATACTCCAAG AGGTACATGGTCATCCGGGATGGTCAGCAAAGGTGAAGCCAAGACTGGTGTGGACACAACGGCCAACGGTCCACTCTTCCAACAGAGACCATATCCAAGTCCCGGTGAAATCCTCCGACAAAACAAAGCCAGGCACGACCCCGATGACAGCCAGTGA